TATACACCGGATTGAGCGCCTCAAAGCGCGTCAACTCTAAAATGGGCTTGCTTCGCGACACTTGCGCGAGCGTGATGTCAACATGAAATCCACGGCTGCGCAGCTCGCAGCCCGCTTCAGCAAGCGTCTCAACCGTTGCCGCGTTGATCACGATGCGTCCATTTTTCTTCAGCCGTTTCGCACAGACGTCCAACAACGGCGACATCGCGCCTGACGTGCCGCCGATAAAGATGGCATCCGGGTCGGCAAACTCATCGAGCCGATCGGGCGCCCTGCCGTGCACAAGCGTGATGTCAACGCGGAATTTGCGCAAGTTTTGCCGGCAAATCTCGAGGTCGTATTCATTTTTTTCAATCGCAAACACCGCCCCGTCGCGGGCGATTTTCGCCGCTTCAATCGCGACCGAACCGGTGCACGTCCCAATGTCCCAGACGACGCTGTCCGGGCGCAAGCGCAAGGCGCTTACACTTAAGACGCGAATTTCTTTCTTTGTAATCAGCCCTTTGTCCGGCTTGCGTTGGAAAAATTCATCATCGTCAATGCCGAGCGGCCAAATCGGACCAGGAGCGGTTTGCCGCAAAATGACTATATTTAATGGAAGAAACTCGGTTTCTGCCATTTCTTCTAGCTTGAAAAACCGGCATCGCTCATTCGGCCCGCCGAGCTCCTCGCCGACAAACGCCTCATATTCCGTCATGCCGTACTCGAGCAAATAGCGGGCGATGGCGGCCGGCGAGTTCGTCTCATCGGTTAAGATGGCGACTTTGCGCCGCCCGTCGACCCGCTGAGCCAAACCGGTGAGCGGCCGGCCATGGACGCTGACAAACGCCGCGTCTTGCCAAGACTCGCCCATTTTCGCAAACGCCCATTGCACTGAGCTGACGGCCGGATACACGTCGATCGGCAATTTGCCGGCCAAATAGCTGCCGATGCCGTAAAAGAGCGGATCGCCGGAAGCAAGCACGACCGTGTTGCGCGTCTCATGGCGGAGCCGCTCCACCAGCTCCGCCAGTCCGCGGCGGATGATGATCGTTTCTCCTTTGTATTCAGGAAACATCGCCAGCTGCCGTTCGCCGCCGACAAGCAGCTCGCTTTCATCAATCCAGCGTCGATACAGCTCAGGAAGACTTGCTTGCCCATCAGCACCCACACCGATCAACTTCATCGTCCCCATCGGTCTGCACCGCCTTTCCTAATTGTTGTCCGTTCATTGTGTAAATGGACGTCGCCACCGTCAGACCGCCTCCCACTTCGTGAAGCGCCGCCTGGCAGCACGCTTCGCACAAAAGCTCGAAAAACTTCATGCAACCGGCCTCTTGCATCATGTCGCCGACTTGCGCCGCCGTATTCGCGCCGCGCACCGCAGCCACCAGTTCTGGGCCAGCACCTGCCTGCTCGGCGATGGCAGCCAAAAAGCCAAAGTCGACCGGGGCGCTTTTCGAGTGCACCATCATCACTCCTTGAGCGACTTTCGAAAATTTCCCCATCATCCCGACCATCGACACCATCTTGATGCCAAGCCGTTTGCATTGTTTCAGCGTAAAGCCGACAAAATCGCCCATTTCGATAAACGCTTCTTCCGGCAAATGTGGATATTCTTGCATGGCGTATTTCTCACTCCGCCCCCCGGTCGTGATGACAACATGGCGGCAGCCGTTCGCTTTCGCCACTTGAAGCGCCTGCACGATGCTCGCCCGGTAGGCGGCGGTGGAGAACGGAACGACGATGCCGCGCGTCCCCAAAATCGAAATGCCGCCAATGATGCCTAGTCTCGGGTTCAACGTTTTTTTGGCGATTTCCTCGCCGCCGGGCACAGAAATGACGACCTTCACCCCGCGATGTAGACCGTATTGCGCCAGCACTTCATTGACGGCTTCGCGGATCATTTGCCGCGGCACTGGATTGATCGCCGCTTCCCCGACCGGCACCGGCAAGCCGGGTTTGGTGACGCGTCCGACCCCTTCACCGCCGTCGATATGAACGCCCGGCGACGAGGCCCACGAGACAGTGGAAACGATGAGCGCGCCGTGCGTCGCATCTGGGTCATCGCCGCCATCCTTCACGACCGAGGCCGTCGCCGTTTCGCCATCGAACGAACAAGAGGCGAGCGAAAAGGTCACCACCCGCCCGATCGGAATCCGAATCGTCGCCTCCGCCTGCACTTGGCCAGTGATGAGCGCCGTGAGCGCGGCTTTCGTTGCCGCTGTCGCGCACGATCCGGTCGTATACCCTTCACGCAGCGTTTTTTTCGTTTCCATCGTTCGTCACGCTCGCTCGGCGAGCAGCGATAAAGCATTCAAGGCAGCGACGGTCACGGTGCTTCCTCCTTTGCGGCCGCGGTTGGTGATGAACGGCACATCGAGCTTCGCCAATTCTTCTTTCGATTCCGCCGCCGAGACGAATCCGACCGGCAAGCCGATCACCAATCCCGGCCGCGCCTCTCCTTCTTTGATGAGGCGAATGAGCTCCAATAACGCTGTCGGAGCGTTGCCGATGGCAAAAATGCCGCCTTCCGCTTCTTTCACCGCTTTGCGCATAGCCACAATCGCCCTCGTCGTATTCAACCGTTTCGCTTCAGCGATCACGTCTTCATCAGAAATATAGACGCGCACCGCGCTGCCGAACTTCGCAAGCCGCGCTTGATTGACGCCGGCTTGCACCATTTGCACATCGGCGACGACGAGCTTGCCGCTGCGAATGGCATCAATGCCTGAGCGGATCGCATCCGGGTGGAAAATGAGGCTTTTGCCCAGCTCAAAATCAGCCGATGCATGGATGACGCGCTGAACGATTCGGTATTGTTCTTCTGTAAATGAATGCTCGCCGATCTCTTCATCAATGATTTGAAAGCTGCGCGCTTCAATTTGTTCCGGCTGCACCGTCGCCGGACGAAATGTTGTATGGAAGTCCATGACAATTCTCTCCTTTCTTCATGATCGCTTGCATGAGCGGCCGCTAGAATCCCATTCTTTACACGGCCGGAAGCGGCGCATGCTGCTTCAACGCCTCGAGCACGCCGGCAAAATCGTGATGCACGATGCCGTATGACAACCGTGGGCGGCGGATGACGATGACATCAATGCCGAGCTCCTCGGCGGCAGCGATTTTCTCATCGACAAACCCGACTTTGCCGCTTTCTTTCGTGACGACGACCGTGACGCCAAAATGGCGGTATAGCGCCCGATCGAGCTCTTTCGTAAACGGCCCTTGCATCATGACGATCTGCTCTTGGGAAAACCCGAGCCGCTCGCATTTGTCGAGATTGTCTTTCCGCGGCAGCATCCGCGCAATCACCTTGACGTCCGGGCGACCGATGAGCCTCGCGGCGAAAATGTCGAGCGTTTTGCTGCCGGTCGTCAGCATCACGACGCCGCCTTTTTCCGCCGCCAAGTCAGCCGCTTCTTCATAGCTGTCGACAAATGTCACCTTCTCGGATGAAAACGAAGACGCCTGCCGCTCGTAGCGAATGTAGGGCAACCCGGCGTCTGCTGCCGCTTGCATGGCGTTTTTTGACGCCTCTTCAGCAAATGGATGGCTCGCGTCCACAATCGCTTTGGCCCCCTCGGCTTTGGCCAGATCGGCAAGCTGGGACGCATCCAAGCGGCCGACATAGGCGCGAATGCCGGCCGATCGGAGCTGTTCGGCCGCGTGATCGGTGACGACCGTCGCGGTTACGTTATAGCCGGCTTGTTGGATCATCACCGCCAATTCGCGGGCATCGCTTGTTCCAGCTAACAATAAAATCATCGGACGCTTCCTCCTTCAATGATGGTGATGATGATGGTGATGATGGGCGGCGTGCAGCCGATATTGACAGATGTCGCAATTCATCGCCACCGTTTGGCCGAGCACCTCGTTGAGGCGGTCAAGCACGATCTCCTCAAGCTTCGGATGAAATCCAAAATAGCCGGCAAGCGCAAACGAGATATGCGAGTGCTCAGCTTGGTATTGCGCCATTTGCTGCTCAAGCCGCTTAATCAGGATGCCGGTGAATAAAAAATACGGAAGAACAACGATCCGCCTAGCTCCGAGCATGAGACAGCGGCGGACAGCATCATCAAGCGACGGCGTCGTCACGCCCATAAACGCCGGCTCGATGAGCGCATAGCCGGTCTGTTCCCAAAAGAGGCGGGCGATTTTATACAAGTCGCTGTTCGCATCCGGATCGCTCCCGCCGCGGCCAAGCAAAATGACCGCTGTTCCGTCATCCGGCTGCTCCGGCCGCTCGCCGATTTCTTGCAATCGTTCGCGCAAAATAGCAAATGTCTGCTCATGGACGCCGATGGGGCGGCCGTAG
Above is a window of Geobacillus thermoleovorans DNA encoding:
- a CDS encoding bifunctional cobalt-precorrin-7 (C(5))-methyltransferase/cobalt-precorrin-6B (C(15))-methyltransferase; its protein translation is MGTMKLIGVGADGQASLPELYRRWIDESELLVGGERQLAMFPEYKGETIIIRRGLAELVERLRHETRNTVVLASGDPLFYGIGSYLAGKLPIDVYPAVSSVQWAFAKMGESWQDAAFVSVHGRPLTGLAQRVDGRRKVAILTDETNSPAAIARYLLEYGMTEYEAFVGEELGGPNERCRFFKLEEMAETEFLPLNIVILRQTAPGPIWPLGIDDDEFFQRKPDKGLITKKEIRVLSVSALRLRPDSVVWDIGTCTGSVAIEAAKIARDGAVFAIEKNEYDLEICRQNLRKFRVDITLVHGRAPDRLDEFADPDAIFIGGTSGAMSPLLDVCAKRLKKNGRIVINAATVETLAEAGCELRSRGFHVDITLAQVSRSKPILELTRFEALNPVYIMTAKREGDE
- a CDS encoding cobalt-precorrin-5B (C(1))-methyltransferase; the encoded protein is METKKTLREGYTTGSCATAATKAALTALITGQVQAEATIRIPIGRVVTFSLASCSFDGETATASVVKDGGDDPDATHGALIVSTVSWASSPGVHIDGGEGVGRVTKPGLPVPVGEAAINPVPRQMIREAVNEVLAQYGLHRGVKVVISVPGGEEIAKKTLNPRLGIIGGISILGTRGIVVPFSTAAYRASIVQALQVAKANGCRHVVITTGGRSEKYAMQEYPHLPEEAFIEMGDFVGFTLKQCKRLGIKMVSMVGMMGKFSKVAQGVMMVHSKSAPVDFGFLAAIAEQAGAGPELVAAVRGANTAAQVGDMMQEAGCMKFFELLCEACCQAALHEVGGGLTVATSIYTMNGQQLGKAVQTDGDDEVDRCGC
- a CDS encoding precorrin-8X methylmutase, encoding MDFHTTFRPATVQPEQIEARSFQIIDEEIGEHSFTEEQYRIVQRVIHASADFELGKSLIFHPDAIRSGIDAIRSGKLVVADVQMVQAGVNQARLAKFGSAVRVYISDEDVIAEAKRLNTTRAIVAMRKAVKEAEGGIFAIGNAPTALLELIRLIKEGEARPGLVIGLPVGFVSAAESKEELAKLDVPFITNRGRKGGSTVTVAALNALSLLAERA
- the cobK gene encoding precorrin-6A reductase, producing MILLLAGTSDARELAVMIQQAGYNVTATVVTDHAAEQLRSAGIRAYVGRLDASQLADLAKAEGAKAIVDASHPFAEEASKNAMQAAADAGLPYIRYERQASSFSSEKVTFVDSYEEAADLAAEKGGVVMLTTGSKTLDIFAARLIGRPDVKVIARMLPRKDNLDKCERLGFSQEQIVMMQGPFTKELDRALYRHFGVTVVVTKESGKVGFVDEKIAAAEELGIDVIVIRRPRLSYGIVHHDFAGVLEALKQHAPLPAV
- a CDS encoding sirohydrochlorin chelatase — encoded protein: MRAILFVGHGSRDPEGNEQVRQFVDRLRPRLRDSFHIETSFLEFGRPSIGEGIERCAEAGAMEVAVIPLILLPAGHSKLHIPAEIDEAKARYPHMVFRYGRPIGVHEQTFAILRERLQEIGERPEQPDDGTAVILLGRGGSDPDANSDLYKIARLFWEQTGYALIEPAFMGVTTPSLDDAVRRCLMLGARRIVVLPYFLFTGILIKRLEQQMAQYQAEHSHISFALAGYFGFHPKLEEIVLDRLNEVLGQTVAMNCDICQYRLHAAHHHHHHHHH